A part of Oncorhynchus clarkii lewisi isolate Uvic-CL-2024 chromosome 17, UVic_Ocla_1.0, whole genome shotgun sequence genomic DNA contains:
- the LOC139369917 gene encoding PAK4-inhibitor inka2-like yields the protein MDSEDCLVDQMQYMRSLQDLKHMSRPLSDPSGRSYAMTRACQQRAQQRERLSRLRRPISEASTYDSACCLASPMEEEEQEGKKRLMQGSPSSDKSLEFDSGYSEASWQDEDVVLRRTRNVRVSNSACLRTNRGVGPAGRIRPKSTSDACLERWTSFEASSDPEDWTTSLLSRSRNRQPLVLGDNSFADLIKNWMDLPECPEPAELKPHAGRRLAKDLLVNMRRKLAGMSKSVEMRARPADSTRAAVAPKRMSCPVGFQPRKPFFHQSHTGLHQLGTDFYQFTALMKTGSRQPIICNDIIGYV from the exons ATG GACTCTGAAGACTGTCTGGTGGACCAGATGCAGTACATGAGGTCCCTGCAGGACCTGAAGCACATGAGCCGACCGCTCAGCGATCCCTCTGGCCGGTCCTATGCCATGACCCGTGCCTGCCAGCAGAGGGCTCAGCAGCGGGAGCGCCTGTCACGCCTCCGTAGGCCCATCTCTGAGGCCAGCACTTACGACTCAGCTTGCTGCCTGGCCAGCccaatggaggaggaggagcaggaagggAAGAAGCGGCTAATGCAGGGCTCCCCCAGCAGTGACAAGAGTCTGGAGTTTGACTCGGGCTACTCTGAGGCATCCTGGCAGGACGAGGATGTGGTGCTCAGGAGGACCAGGAACGTACGTGTGTCTAACTCCGCCTGCCTCCGCACCAACCGGGGAGTGGGTCCCGCCGGCCGGATCCGGCCCAAATCCACTTCTGACGCTTGTCTGGAGCGCTGGACGTCATTTGAGGCGAGCAGCGACCCAGAAGACTGGACCACGTCACTGCTGAGCCGCAGCAGGAACAGACAGCCCCTGGTGCTGGGGGACAACAGCTTCGCTGACCTCATTAAGAACTGGATGGACCTGCCAGAGTGTCCTGAGCCAGCAGAACTCAAGCCCCATGCAGGCCGGCGCCTGGCAAAGGACCTCCTGGTCAACATGAGGAGGAAGCTGGCAGGGATGTCTAAGAGCGTGGAGATGAGGGCCAGACCAGCAGACAGCACCAGGGCCGCGGTGGCCCCCAAACGCATGTCCTGCCCCGTGGGCTTCCAGCCACGCAAACCGTTCTTTCACCAGTCCCACACAGGCCTGCACCAACTGGGAACAGACTTCTACCAGTTCACTGCTCTCATGAAGACAGGCAGCCGACAACCTATCATATGCAATGACATCATCGGGTACGTCTGA